The genomic region CAAGACAACTCATCTGAAATACTGTTTGTCTTTGAACCAAGAAGGGTGAAAGGATTGGCAGGATATTTTGTCTTTGAACTAAGAAAGAAAGGATTTTAGGATGACCATGATCCGGTGTAACTATTATCAAATAAAAATGGCGACTATCTCTAGCCGCCATACTAATATCTGATATCTGATGTCTGATATCTATACCCCGCCATACTCTAATATCTGATATCTTATGTCTAATATCTAAGACTACTAAATACTATTAGAAAATACATACCTTATTTCTTCTCTCAGATTGTACTTAGAAGCCATCACCTCGCCGTAGGCACCTGCCGTGCGGATAGCGATCAGATCTCCTCTTTGGGATACGGGTAGTGTCACTTCCTTGCCAAAGCAGTCAGAACTCTCGCAAATAGGACCTACGACATCGTAGTTCAATTCGCTAGTTTCTGTTGCGACGCCAAGGCGTTCAATTTTATGGTAAGCCTGATATAGGGCTGGACGCATCAATTCGGTCATACCGGCGTCGAGGATCAAGAAATTCTTCTTTACGCCACTTTTGCTATATAGTACACGGCTCACTAAGGATCCGGACTGCGCTACTAGCGCACGCCCTAATTCGAAGTGTACCTCTTGCTGTGGCGTACGTTCTAGAAACTTATCGAAGACGTCGAAATAAGCTTCGAAATCAGGATAAGGGTTTTCATCAGGATGATGGTAGTCCACACCTAGTCCGCCTCCAACATTCAATATCTTGATGCTGGTTCCGCGCTCTTCAAACCAATTCTTCCACTCATTGACTTTCACGCATAAACTCTTGAATACATTCATATCTGTGATTTGGGACCCTACATGGAAGTGAAGGCCTACTAAATCAACGTTTTTACAATCTCTAAGGACAGAAGCAGCCTGCTCTAGCTCCGAATTTGGAACTCCAAATTTATTCTCATCCAGTCCTGTTGTGATATAATGATGTGTATGCGCATCTACATTCGGGTTGATTCTTAAGGAAACATTCGCGCGCTCGCCTAAATCGGCAGCCAGCTCGTCGATTACCTGAAGTTCTTCGATTGACTCAACGTTGAATGCGAAAATCTGATGCTTAAGCGCCATCTTGATTTCCTTGTCAGACTTCCCTACTCCTGCGAATGTAATCTTATCGGCCGGGAAGCCCATATCAATCGACTTCTGAACCTCATTACCCGACACACAGTCTGCACCAAAGCCTACGGCCTGAATTGCAGACAGTAACGTATCATTAAAGTTAGCTTTTAACGCATAGTGAATATGGAAACCACGCTTATCGGCAGCAAGTTTCGCTGCCTGTAAAGTGCGATCTAGAAGCTCTAAATCATAATAATAAAATGGAGTTTCAAATTGCGATAAACGGTCTAGGCTAATTTTATTTATTTGCATTTTCTATCTATTAAAACAATCTATTGTGTAAAGAACGTAAAGCCTCAGTTTTATGTTCTGAATTCAATAGAATCGACACATTATAATCTGAACCACCATAAGAAATCATACGCACCGGCAAATGCTTAACAGCGTCTAATACGCGAGCGGCATAACCGTGGGTATTAGCTCCAAAGTCGCCAACAATACATACGATCGTTTGATCTCTATCTACGCTTACCGTTCCGAAGTCCTCCACTTCGCGGATGATATCCTCTAGATTCCGGGTATCATCAATCGATAAGGATACAGCCACTTCCGACGTTGTAATCATATCGATCGGCGTTTTATACCGCTCAAATATTTCGAAGATCTTGCGTAAGAAACCATAGGCCAACAACATGCGGGACGAATGAATATGTATAGCTGTAATTTCATCTTTTGCAGCAATTGCGCGGATAGCACCTTTCTGTCCGCCATCTTTAGAAATCAGCGTACCTGCAGCTTTCGGATCCATGGTGTTCAACAGGCGTACCGGTACATTGTACTTCTGTGCCGGGAATACTGACTGTGGATGTAAAATTTTCGCACCGAAATAGGCAAGCTCTGCCGCCTCATCGAAGCTTAAGTTTGCAATTGGCGTCGTACCTTTTACAACTCTCGGATCGTTATTGTGCATACCATCGATATCCGTCCAAATCTGAACTTCATCAGCCTGGATAGCTGCGCCGATAAGCGATGCGGTATAATCAGACCCTCCACGACGTAGGTTGTCGATTTCCCCAAACGCATTTCGGCAAATATAACCTTGCGTAATGAATAGTGTATTGTCAGGGTGGTTCGCTAAAATAGCACTCAATTTTTCATTGATAAATGGAACAACAGGCTCATTGTCTTCATCGATCTTCATAAAGTCCAATGCTGGCAACAAGACCGAT from Sphingobacterium sp. BN32 harbors:
- the lysA gene encoding diaminopimelate decarboxylase, with product MQINKISLDRLSQFETPFYYYDLELLDRTLQAAKLAADKRGFHIHYALKANFNDTLLSAIQAVGFGADCVSGNEVQKSIDMGFPADKITFAGVGKSDKEIKMALKHQIFAFNVESIEELQVIDELAADLGERANVSLRINPNVDAHTHHYITTGLDENKFGVPNSELEQAASVLRDCKNVDLVGLHFHVGSQITDMNVFKSLCVKVNEWKNWFEERGTSIKILNVGGGLGVDYHHPDENPYPDFEAYFDVFDKFLERTPQQEVHFELGRALVAQSGSLVSRVLYSKSGVKKNFLILDAGMTELMRPALYQAYHKIERLGVATETSELNYDVVGPICESSDCFGKEVTLPVSQRGDLIAIRTAGAYGEVMASKYNLREEIRYVFSNSI
- a CDS encoding aspartate kinase; this encodes MKILKFGGTSVGSAERIKGLLEIVDPSERQIVVLSAVAGTTNALVEIGKAYLAGKKDEAKQLIVAHKDKYESLIKELFSTENGYKNGKELIDYHFNLIASLSNDLFTPVEEKVILAQGELMSTTLWHFHLEEIGVKSVLLPALDFMKIDEDNEPVVPFINEKLSAILANHPDNTLFITQGYICRNAFGEIDNLRRGGSDYTASLIGAAIQADEVQIWTDIDGMHNNDPRVVKGTTPIANLSFDEAAELAYFGAKILHPQSVFPAQKYNVPVRLLNTMDPKAAGTLISKDGGQKGAIRAIAAKDEITAIHIHSSRMLLAYGFLRKIFEIFERYKTPIDMITTSEVAVSLSIDDTRNLEDIIREVEDFGTVSVDRDQTIVCIVGDFGANTHGYAARVLDAVKHLPVRMISYGGSDYNVSILLNSEHKTEALRSLHNRLF